A window from Nevskia ramosa DSM 11499 encodes these proteins:
- the rho gene encoding transcription termination factor Rho, producing the protein MIKHRRRPHYSNGQNNGGNNGQNGAQDRGERLEGMPADVEMLEGGDGGGGGESAAAVVVAPPRPQQQNNNNNNNNQNNNQRRRHQQNNGGGHQNRNNGGGGNNGGQAERGNQNNGERQRPDRDGNVGGNFGPGDEPIEEAPQFGPNGEPLPPREQKILHISDLKKKTAAELYETAEAMGLENISRARKTDIVFNLLRAAARRGDFIQADGVLEIMQDGYGFLRGADASYLAGPDDVYISPSQIRRFGLRTGDTVAGRVRSPKDNERYFALLKVDTINYEAPEVSKKKVNFENLTPLFADERFVMERGNGTTEDITARVIDIVAPFGKGQRGLIVSPPKAGKTILMQNVAQSIAANYPDVYLIVLLIDERPEEVTDMQRTVRGEVISSTFDEPAQRHVQVADMVIEKAKRLVEHKRDVVILLDSITRLARAYNTVAPSSGKVLSGGVDANALQKPKRFFGAARNVEEGGSLTIIATALIDTGSKMDEVIYEEFKGTGNMELHLERRIAEKRVFPAININRSGTRKEELMVDPGELQKVWILRKLLHQMDELAAMELLFDRLRGTKTNSDFFDSMKRN; encoded by the coding sequence CGGAGAGTCCGCAGCTGCGGTCGTCGTCGCCCCGCCCCGTCCGCAGCAACAGAACAACAACAATAACAATAACAACCAGAACAACAATCAGCGGCGTCGCCACCAGCAGAACAACGGTGGCGGCCACCAGAACCGCAATAACGGCGGCGGTGGCAACAACGGCGGCCAGGCCGAGCGCGGCAACCAGAACAACGGCGAGCGCCAGCGTCCTGATCGCGACGGCAATGTCGGCGGCAATTTCGGCCCCGGCGACGAGCCGATCGAGGAAGCGCCGCAGTTCGGCCCGAACGGCGAGCCCTTGCCGCCGCGAGAGCAGAAGATCCTGCACATCTCGGATCTGAAGAAGAAGACCGCCGCCGAGCTGTACGAAACCGCCGAAGCGATGGGCCTGGAGAACATTTCCCGCGCCCGCAAGACCGACATCGTCTTCAACCTGCTGCGCGCCGCCGCGCGTCGTGGCGACTTCATCCAGGCCGATGGCGTGCTGGAAATCATGCAGGACGGCTACGGCTTCCTGCGTGGTGCCGACGCCAGCTACCTGGCGGGCCCGGATGACGTCTACATCAGCCCGAGCCAGATTCGCCGCTTCGGCCTGCGCACCGGCGATACCGTTGCCGGAAGAGTTCGCAGCCCGAAGGACAACGAGCGTTATTTCGCGCTGCTCAAGGTCGACACCATCAACTACGAGGCTCCGGAAGTCTCGAAGAAGAAGGTCAACTTCGAGAACCTGACGCCGCTGTTCGCCGACGAGCGCTTCGTGATGGAGCGCGGCAATGGCACGACGGAAGACATCACCGCGCGCGTCATCGACATCGTAGCCCCGTTCGGCAAGGGCCAGCGCGGCCTGATCGTCAGCCCGCCGAAGGCCGGCAAGACCATCCTGATGCAGAACGTCGCGCAGTCGATCGCGGCGAACTATCCGGACGTCTATCTCATCGTGCTGCTGATCGACGAGCGTCCGGAAGAAGTCACCGACATGCAGCGCACGGTGCGCGGCGAAGTGATTTCCTCGACCTTCGACGAGCCCGCCCAGCGCCATGTGCAGGTTGCAGACATGGTGATCGAGAAGGCCAAGCGCCTGGTCGAGCACAAGCGCGACGTGGTGATCCTGCTCGACTCGATCACCCGCCTCGCCCGCGCTTACAACACGGTCGCTCCGTCATCGGGCAAGGTGCTGTCCGGCGGTGTCGACGCCAACGCGCTGCAGAAGCCGAAGCGCTTCTTCGGTGCTGCGCGCAATGTCGAAGAGGGCGGCTCGCTGACCATCATCGCCACGGCGCTGATCGACACCGGCTCGAAGATGGACGAAGTCATCTACGAGGAGTTCAAGGGCACCGGCAACATGGAACTGCACCTCGAGCGCCGCATCGCCGAAAAGCGTGTGTTCCCGGCGATCAACATCAACCGTTCGGGCACCCGCAAGGAAGAGCTGATGGTCGATCCGGGCGAGCTGCAAAAGGTCTGGATCCTGCGCAAGCTGCTGCACCAGATGGACGAACTGGCGGCGATGGAGTTGCTGTTCGATCGCCTGCGCGGCACCAAGACCAATTCCGATTTCTTCGATTCGATGAAGCGGAACTGA
- a CDS encoding RimK/LysX family protein produces the protein MNRIAVAVLAGLAVVSTAQAETYGRTERVRVLGSSAIEVIGRLDPAANGSSLRAVNVKYFNRDGGTWVRFTIDNGSVLPGSRVTLERSMLKDVKLKQRDGGVEHRPQVAIALCVGRTTLETTLTVSDRTGYTPPLTIGADDVRKLGAVDPAREYTIEPSCPAQAKVEPEPHDIPEPAPKR, from the coding sequence ATGAACCGGATAGCGGTCGCAGTGCTCGCAGGTCTTGCAGTCGTGTCGACGGCGCAGGCCGAGACCTATGGCCGCACCGAACGGGTGAGGGTCCTCGGCAGCTCGGCCATCGAAGTCATCGGCCGGCTTGATCCTGCGGCCAATGGCTCGAGCCTGCGTGCCGTCAACGTCAAGTATTTCAATCGTGACGGCGGCACCTGGGTGCGCTTCACGATCGACAACGGCAGCGTGCTGCCTGGCAGCCGGGTCACCCTGGAGCGTTCGATGCTGAAGGACGTGAAGCTGAAGCAGCGCGATGGCGGCGTCGAGCATCGGCCGCAGGTGGCAATTGCGCTGTGCGTCGGCCGCACGACGCTGGAAACGACGCTGACGGTTTCGGATCGCACCGGCTATACCCCGCCACTGACCATCGGTGCTGACGATGTGCGCAAGCTGGGCGCGGTCGATCCGGCGCGTGAGTACACGATCGAGCCGAGTTGCCCCGCGCAGGCGAAAGTCGAGCCTGAGCCGCACGACATCCCGGAGCCGGCGCCGAAGCGCTGA
- the purD gene encoding phosphoribosylamine--glycine ligase, producing the protein MKQLAPQKVLVIGNGGREHAIAWKLVQSPNVAEVLVAPGNAGTATEAGCRNCPVAVEDIAGLLKLAADEGVGFTVVGPEVPLSKGVVDAFRAQGRRIFGPTQAAAQLESSKAFTKAFLARHQIPTAQYQVFTDVQPALDYVAGRGAPIVVKADGLAAGKGVVVAETVAEAQAAIRDMLGGAFGGAGARVVIEDFLQGEEASYIVVAAGTKYVPLASAQDHKRVFDADQGPNTGGMGAYSPAPVVTAEVDARVRQLVIEPTLAGMAAEGTPFTGFLYAGLMIDSKGMPSVVEFNARLGDPETQPILMRLDSDLLSLLEAAVDGDPNAAPPTWNPQVALGVVLAAGGYPGEIRKADEISGLDAAFGDKAKVFHAGTSLNAAGKVITSGGRVLCVTALGDTAAAAQAAAYEAVGKLGWTGVHFRSDIGYRAVARERNIE; encoded by the coding sequence ATGAAGCAGCTCGCTCCGCAGAAAGTGCTGGTCATCGGTAACGGTGGCCGCGAGCACGCGATTGCCTGGAAGCTGGTGCAATCACCGAACGTTGCCGAAGTGCTGGTGGCGCCGGGCAATGCCGGCACCGCGACTGAAGCCGGCTGCCGCAACTGCCCGGTGGCCGTCGAGGACATTGCCGGCCTGCTGAAACTGGCGGCAGACGAGGGCGTGGGTTTCACTGTGGTCGGGCCGGAAGTGCCGCTGTCGAAAGGCGTCGTCGATGCGTTCCGCGCGCAGGGCAGGCGCATTTTCGGGCCGACCCAGGCCGCGGCTCAGCTGGAATCGAGCAAGGCGTTCACCAAGGCTTTCCTCGCGCGTCACCAGATTCCGACTGCGCAGTACCAGGTATTCACCGACGTGCAGCCGGCACTCGATTACGTTGCCGGCCGCGGCGCGCCGATCGTCGTCAAGGCCGATGGCCTGGCCGCCGGCAAGGGCGTGGTGGTCGCCGAAACGGTTGCCGAAGCGCAGGCCGCGATCCGCGACATGCTCGGCGGCGCCTTCGGTGGTGCCGGTGCCCGAGTCGTCATCGAGGACTTCCTGCAGGGCGAGGAAGCGAGCTACATCGTCGTCGCCGCCGGCACCAAGTACGTGCCGCTGGCGTCGGCCCAGGATCACAAGCGCGTGTTCGATGCCGATCAAGGTCCGAACACCGGCGGCATGGGCGCGTACTCGCCGGCGCCGGTGGTGACTGCCGAAGTGGACGCGCGTGTGCGCCAGCTGGTCATCGAACCAACCCTGGCCGGCATGGCGGCCGAGGGCACGCCGTTCACCGGCTTCCTCTACGCCGGCTTGATGATCGACTCGAAGGGCATGCCGAGCGTCGTCGAATTCAATGCGCGGCTCGGCGATCCGGAAACGCAGCCGATCCTGATGCGCCTCGATTCCGATCTGCTGAGCCTGCTCGAAGCGGCCGTCGATGGCGATCCGAACGCCGCGCCGCCGACCTGGAATCCGCAGGTTGCGCTCGGTGTGGTGCTCGCTGCCGGCGGCTATCCGGGCGAGATTCGCAAGGCCGATGAAATCTCCGGCCTCGATGCCGCATTCGGCGACAAGGCCAAGGTCTTCCACGCCGGCACCAGTTTGAACGCGGCCGGCAAGGTCATCACCTCGGGTGGCCGCGTGCTGTGCGTGACCGCCCTTGGCGATACGGCAGCGGCCGCGCAGGCGGCGGCTTACGAGGCGGTCGGCAAGCTCGGCTGGACCGGCGTACATTTTCGCAGCGACATCGGCTATCGCGCAGTAGCTCGGGAACGGAACATCGAATGA
- the ppa gene encoding inorganic diphosphatase produces MGFEALGPGEKAPNEFYVVIEIPAYGPPVKYEVDKDTGLLMVDRFMNVAMSYPANYGYVPKTLAGDGDPVDVLVITPHPVVAGSVIKCRALCVLDTEDEKGTDAKLLAVPVDKVSNGAYDHLRDLADVPERVKNEIHHFYSSYKALEKGKWVKISGWRDAAAARGEIEKGIADYKG; encoded by the coding sequence ATGGGTTTTGAAGCACTGGGTCCGGGCGAAAAGGCCCCGAACGAATTCTACGTCGTCATCGAAATCCCGGCCTATGGCCCGCCGGTGAAGTACGAAGTCGACAAGGACACCGGCCTGCTGATGGTCGATCGCTTCATGAACGTGGCGATGAGCTACCCGGCGAACTACGGCTACGTGCCGAAGACGCTGGCCGGCGATGGCGACCCGGTCGACGTGCTGGTGATCACCCCGCATCCGGTCGTTGCCGGCTCGGTGATCAAGTGCCGCGCGCTGTGCGTGCTCGACACTGAAGACGAGAAGGGCACCGACGCCAAGCTGCTCGCCGTGCCAGTCGACAAGGTGTCGAACGGCGCCTACGACCATCTGCGTGATCTGGCCGACGTGCCGGAGCGGGTCAAGAACGAAATCCACCACTTCTACTCGTCCTACAAGGCGCTGGAGAAGGGCAAGTGGGTCAAGATCTCCGGCTGGCGCGATGCAGCTGCCGCGCGCGGCGAGATCGAAAAGGGCATCGCCGACTACAAGGGCTGA
- a CDS encoding 6-phosphofructokinase, producing the protein MPRNAFYAQSGGVTAVINVSAAGVIETARRYSQTIGKVYAGRNGIIGALTEDLIDTSLESDAAISALRYTPSGAFGSCRYKLKGFDKNQAEYERLIEVFKAHDIGYFFYNGGGDSADTCLKISQMAERLNYPLQAIHVPKTIDNDLPITDCCPGFGSVAKYVAVSIREAGYDVASMAKTSTKVFILEVMGRHAGWIAAAGGLASENEGDSPHIILFPEVTFDEAAFLAKVDHCVKTYGYCTIVASEGLHAPNGEFLSEAGGKDAFGHAQLGGLAPLLAGIVKDKLQYKYHWAVADYLQRAARHIASATDVQQAYAVGQAAVEMAVAGKSGVMPAIIRTSDSPYTWNIAEAPLASVANVEKKMPRDFITADGFHITAACRRYLAPLIQGEDYPPYVNGLPAYVQLQNIAVSKLTGREFTV; encoded by the coding sequence ATGCCTCGCAATGCCTTCTACGCCCAATCGGGCGGCGTCACGGCTGTCATCAATGTTTCCGCCGCCGGGGTCATCGAGACCGCAAGACGCTATTCGCAGACGATCGGCAAGGTCTACGCCGGCCGCAACGGCATCATCGGCGCACTAACCGAAGATCTGATCGATACCTCGCTGGAATCCGATGCCGCGATCTCGGCACTGCGCTACACCCCTAGCGGCGCCTTCGGTTCCTGCCGCTACAAGCTGAAAGGTTTTGACAAGAATCAGGCCGAGTACGAGCGCCTGATCGAAGTGTTCAAGGCCCATGACATCGGCTACTTCTTCTACAACGGCGGTGGCGATTCGGCCGATACCTGCCTGAAGATCAGCCAGATGGCCGAGCGCCTGAACTACCCGCTGCAGGCGATCCACGTACCGAAGACCATCGACAACGATCTGCCGATCACCGATTGCTGCCCGGGCTTCGGCTCGGTGGCCAAGTATGTGGCCGTGTCGATCCGCGAAGCCGGCTACGACGTCGCGTCGATGGCCAAGACTTCGACCAAGGTGTTCATCCTCGAAGTGATGGGCCGTCACGCCGGCTGGATCGCCGCTGCTGGTGGCCTGGCCTCCGAGAACGAAGGCGACAGCCCGCACATCATCCTGTTCCCTGAAGTCACCTTCGACGAAGCCGCGTTCCTGGCGAAAGTCGATCACTGCGTGAAGACCTACGGCTACTGCACGATCGTCGCCAGCGAAGGCCTGCACGCGCCGAATGGCGAGTTCCTGTCCGAAGCCGGTGGCAAGGATGCTTTCGGCCACGCGCAACTCGGTGGCCTGGCGCCGCTGCTGGCCGGCATCGTCAAGGACAAGCTTCAGTACAAGTATCACTGGGCGGTGGCCGACTATCTGCAGCGCGCCGCGCGCCATATCGCTTCAGCGACTGACGTCCAGCAGGCCTATGCGGTTGGTCAGGCGGCCGTCGAGATGGCCGTGGCCGGCAAGTCCGGCGTGATGCCGGCAATCATCCGCACCAGCGATTCGCCGTACACCTGGAACATCGCCGAAGCGCCGCTGGCCAGCGTCGCCAACGTCGAGAAGAAGATGCCGCGCGACTTCATCACCGCCGACGGCTTCCACATCACCGCAGCCTGCCGCCGCTACCTGGCGCCGCTGATCCAGGGCGAGGACTATCCGCCCTACGTCAACGGTCTGCCGGCCTACGTGCAGTTGCAGAACATCGCCGTGTCGAAGCTGACCGGCCGCGAGTTCACGGTCTGA
- a CDS encoding adenylate kinase: MRIILLGAPGSGKGTQGEKLVAHYGIPKISTGDALRAAVKAGTELGRKAKAVMDAGQLVANEIVIGIVEERLGQDDAKKGFILDGFPRNTAQAETLDAMLVRLGQPGISRAVHLAVADEEIIARLLDRAQKEGRDDDKEDVIRHRINVYNAETHPLLDYYGKQGKVVAVDGIGTMDQIFDRIVATL, encoded by the coding sequence ATGAGAATCATCCTGCTGGGTGCGCCCGGCTCGGGCAAGGGCACGCAAGGCGAAAAGCTGGTCGCCCATTACGGCATCCCGAAGATTTCCACCGGCGACGCGCTGCGCGCTGCCGTGAAGGCTGGCACCGAACTCGGCCGCAAGGCGAAGGCGGTGATGGACGCTGGCCAGCTGGTGGCCAACGAGATCGTCATCGGCATCGTCGAGGAACGCCTTGGCCAGGATGACGCCAAGAAGGGTTTCATTCTCGACGGCTTCCCGCGCAACACCGCGCAGGCCGAAACGCTGGACGCGATGCTGGTGCGTCTCGGTCAGCCCGGCATTTCGCGCGCCGTGCACCTCGCCGTGGCCGATGAGGAAATCATCGCCCGCCTGCTCGACCGTGCCCAGAAGGAAGGCCGCGACGATGACAAGGAAGACGTGATCCGCCACCGCATCAACGTCTACAACGCCGAAACCCATCCGCTGCTGGATTACTACGGCAAGCAGGGCAAGGTCGTCGCCGTCGACGGCATCGGCACGATGGACCAGATTTTCGATCGCATCGTCGCGACGCTGTAA
- the rnd gene encoding ribonuclease D codes for MNAAVELIVTADALAARVEGWKHRPWLALDTEFLREDTYHPILCLVQVGDGESDVCIDTLALAPEALKPLWALLTAPAITKVLHAPSQDLEIFVRLGGDTVTPLFDTQIAAALLGHGDQLGYAALVDKLLGIKLDKSLTRTDWSRRPLTGPELAYAAADVRHLSEIHPRMREELIALGRLAWLQEDCARLAEPARYRNPPNEAWKRLKGLGRMPPAAQPVAMALAGWRERIAQERDRPRKWILDDDALYRIAERAPRDLEELAALKVLPVKTVERHGQALTSLVAAAQAEAPRPALVDEPLTEPQKAKLKRLQDGLRTIAEAQNLPISLIAPRADLEAMIRFGAAAEATVLQGWRRELAGEALLALL; via the coding sequence TTGAACGCCGCCGTTGAACTGATCGTCACCGCCGATGCACTCGCTGCACGAGTCGAAGGCTGGAAGCACCGTCCCTGGCTGGCGCTGGATACCGAGTTTCTTCGCGAAGACACCTATCACCCGATCCTCTGCCTGGTGCAGGTCGGCGATGGTGAATCCGATGTCTGCATCGACACCCTGGCGCTGGCGCCCGAAGCGCTGAAGCCGCTTTGGGCCCTGCTCACGGCACCGGCGATCACCAAGGTGCTGCACGCGCCCTCGCAGGATCTGGAAATCTTCGTCCGCCTTGGCGGCGATACCGTCACGCCGCTGTTCGATACCCAGATCGCCGCCGCACTGCTTGGCCATGGCGATCAGCTCGGGTATGCGGCCCTGGTCGACAAGCTGCTCGGCATCAAGCTCGACAAGAGCCTGACCCGCACCGACTGGTCGCGCCGGCCGCTGACCGGCCCTGAGCTGGCCTATGCCGCTGCCGACGTGCGTCACCTGTCGGAAATCCATCCGCGCATGCGCGAGGAACTGATTGCGCTGGGTCGGCTGGCCTGGCTGCAGGAAGACTGCGCACGCCTGGCCGAGCCGGCGCGCTACCGCAATCCGCCGAACGAAGCCTGGAAACGCCTGAAAGGGCTGGGACGGATGCCGCCCGCGGCGCAGCCGGTGGCGATGGCACTGGCCGGCTGGCGCGAGCGCATCGCCCAGGAGCGGGACCGCCCGCGCAAATGGATCCTCGATGACGATGCCCTGTACCGCATTGCCGAACGCGCGCCGCGCGATCTCGAAGAACTGGCGGCGCTGAAGGTGCTGCCGGTCAAGACCGTCGAACGTCACGGTCAAGCGCTGACATCACTGGTCGCTGCCGCGCAGGCCGAAGCGCCACGGCCAGCGCTGGTCGACGAGCCGCTGACCGAGCCTCAGAAGGCGAAACTGAAGCGGCTGCAGGATGGTCTGCGCACGATCGCCGAGGCGCAGAACCTGCCGATCTCGCTGATCGCACCCAGGGCCGATCTCGAAGCGATGATCCGCTTCGGCGCCGCTGCCGAGGCCACCGTGCTGCAAGGCTGGCGTCGCGAACTGGCCGGCGAAGCGCTGCTCGCACTGCTCTGA
- the mpl gene encoding UDP-N-acetylmuramate:L-alanyl-gamma-D-glutamyl-meso-diaminopimelate ligase — MHLHILGICGTFMAGIAALAREAGHKVTGSDANGWPPMSTQLEKLGIAVMPGYLAEHLDPAPDVVVVGNVVSRGNAAMEHVLNVGLPYVSGPEWLAAHVLKGRHVLAVAGTHGKTTTTSLLAWLLEEAGLEPGFLVGGVPVNFGLSARLGRGKCFVIEADEYDTAFFDKRSKFVHYRPRTAILNNLEYDHADIFPDLAAIERQFHHLVRTVPGEGRLIVNTQDLNLPRVLAMGAWSGIEWFDGEGRDARGWQATRNADGFALGYRGETLGTAHTPLAGPHNRANALAAIAAAAHVGVSTADALRGLESFRGIKRRLELLGTARGVEVFDDFAHHPTAISVTLAGLRERGPGRILAVLEPRSNTMRLGGHAGGDLADSLADADLAFVYARPDLKWDAGSALAPIGERLRLHDDPTQLATAIAAEARPGDRVLVMTNGDFGGLHQRLLDLLKT; from the coding sequence ATGCACCTGCACATCCTCGGTATCTGCGGCACCTTCATGGCCGGCATCGCCGCGCTCGCCCGCGAGGCTGGCCACAAGGTCACCGGCTCGGATGCCAACGGCTGGCCGCCGATGTCGACCCAGCTGGAAAAGCTCGGCATCGCAGTGATGCCCGGCTATCTGGCCGAGCATCTCGATCCGGCACCGGACGTGGTCGTGGTCGGCAATGTCGTCAGCCGCGGCAATGCGGCGATGGAGCACGTGCTGAACGTCGGTCTGCCCTATGTCTCCGGCCCCGAATGGCTGGCGGCGCATGTGCTGAAGGGGCGCCATGTGCTCGCCGTTGCCGGCACTCACGGCAAGACCACGACCACCAGCCTGCTCGCCTGGCTGCTCGAGGAAGCAGGACTGGAACCGGGCTTTCTGGTCGGCGGGGTGCCGGTCAACTTCGGCCTGTCCGCGCGCCTGGGCCGCGGCAAGTGCTTCGTCATCGAGGCCGACGAGTACGACACCGCGTTCTTCGACAAGCGCTCGAAATTCGTTCACTACCGGCCGCGCACCGCGATCCTGAACAACCTCGAATACGACCACGCCGACATCTTTCCGGACCTGGCGGCGATCGAAAGACAGTTCCATCACCTGGTGCGCACCGTGCCCGGCGAAGGCCGGCTGATCGTCAATACGCAGGACCTGAACCTGCCCCGCGTGCTGGCGATGGGCGCCTGGTCTGGCATCGAGTGGTTCGATGGCGAAGGCCGGGATGCGCGTGGCTGGCAAGCGACGCGCAACGCGGACGGCTTCGCCCTAGGCTATCGCGGCGAAACGCTGGGCACCGCGCACACACCGCTGGCCGGGCCACACAACCGCGCCAATGCGCTGGCGGCAATCGCGGCGGCCGCACATGTCGGCGTATCGACGGCCGATGCGCTGCGTGGCCTCGAATCGTTCCGCGGCATCAAGCGCCGGCTGGAGTTGCTCGGCACCGCGCGCGGCGTCGAAGTGTTCGACGACTTCGCCCATCACCCGACGGCGATCAGCGTCACTCTCGCCGGTCTGCGCGAACGCGGTCCCGGACGCATCCTGGCAGTGCTCGAACCGCGCTCGAACACCATGCGGCTCGGCGGCCATGCCGGCGGCGATCTCGCCGACAGCCTCGCCGATGCCGACCTCGCCTTCGTCTACGCTAGGCCCGATCTGAAATGGGACGCCGGCAGCGCGCTGGCACCGATCGGCGAGCGCCTGCGCCTGCATGACGATCCAACCCAGCTGGCCACCGCGATCGCCGCCGAAGCCCGCCCGGGCGACCGCGTGCTGGTGATGACCAATGGCGATTTCGGCGGCTTGCATCAGCGGCTGCTCGATCTGCTGAAGACCTGA
- a CDS encoding DUF4394 domain-containing protein: MLTRHKSWALVAAALFLSGCDSKEDGPPGTPSPTSPVITDSYVVTSANRLLGINLAGTGDVLFSAAISGLAAGETVLDLAFRPRNGLLYALVNGPAGARIVRLDPTTGAAIAVSTLAADPTDTTTPYTGLAGVRFGIDFNPVPDRLRVISDAGQNLRINIDTGLTITDTALNGAASGASATAYTNAFNAACRTQQFTIDPASDRLFLQNPPNDGVLTAIGSLGLDIDSVNGFGIATSAEGTNTAYAVLTTSSGASLYTINTTTGAATVTKSIALNAGESAAGFATSPQTATPSQTPGELVGLTNANRYVSFMRGSPTKLCTSGAISGLPAGTDLLGIDTRPSTGGIVGLGSDNKLYSLSNAGVAAALCALATDPADTTLPYSVLPTGASYGVGFNPVPDRLRVIADSGLNLRINPNPNPAGQCLVTTDTAISGASSLSGAAYTNAVPAAGTTTLYAIDSGADALVQIGSNPANGIADDPGNPNSGVASTIGALGAGDVGKVDAFLIDGRNNTALLATSVAGAAASTLYTVNLTTGAATVIGTVGGGLGTTAAAPLRGLALTTGTSLKVYALTSDNRLLSFSQTGNVLAPNATSDLAITGTVSGEQLLGMDFRPANGLLYAVSSLNQIYVINTSTGLATLSATLAANPADTLPPVYTTLPAGAISGVDFNPVPDRLRVVDNTGSNLRINVATGATDADLTLNGAAGQIVAAAYTNSYAGTTTTTLYDLDATTLYTQTPPNDGTLVAVGPLGVTASGDAGLDIAGGANGLVLAAINTTGSGPSDLYRINLATGAATPVGVAGSTALIGPAGGTQVRSIAIDLR; encoded by the coding sequence ATGCTGACGCGCCACAAGAGTTGGGCCCTCGTTGCTGCTGCGTTGTTCCTGTCCGGCTGCGACAGCAAGGAGGACGGCCCGCCAGGAACCCCGTCACCGACTTCACCGGTGATCACCGACAGCTACGTGGTCACCAGTGCCAACCGTCTGCTCGGCATCAATCTCGCGGGCACCGGCGACGTACTGTTCAGCGCTGCGATCAGCGGCCTCGCCGCCGGCGAAACAGTGCTCGACCTCGCGTTCCGTCCACGCAACGGTCTGCTCTATGCACTGGTCAATGGGCCCGCGGGTGCCCGCATCGTGCGACTTGATCCAACCACCGGCGCTGCGATCGCGGTCAGCACGCTGGCCGCCGACCCGACCGATACGACGACGCCGTACACCGGCCTCGCCGGTGTCCGTTTCGGCATCGACTTCAACCCGGTGCCCGATCGCCTCCGCGTGATCTCTGACGCGGGCCAGAACCTGCGCATCAACATCGATACCGGCCTGACGATCACCGACACCGCGCTCAACGGCGCAGCCAGCGGTGCCTCGGCCACCGCCTATACCAATGCCTTCAACGCCGCCTGCCGGACTCAGCAATTCACGATCGATCCGGCCAGCGATCGGCTGTTTCTGCAGAACCCGCCGAACGATGGCGTTCTGACGGCGATCGGCAGCCTGGGCCTCGATATCGACTCCGTCAACGGCTTCGGGATCGCCACCTCTGCCGAGGGCACCAATACCGCCTATGCGGTCTTGACCACGTCCAGCGGCGCCAGCCTTTACACGATCAACACGACGACGGGCGCGGCAACTGTCACGAAGAGCATCGCTCTGAACGCCGGCGAATCGGCGGCGGGCTTCGCCACCAGCCCGCAGACGGCAACGCCAAGCCAGACCCCGGGTGAACTGGTCGGCCTGACCAACGCGAACCGCTATGTCAGCTTCATGCGCGGCTCGCCGACCAAGCTGTGCACCAGCGGCGCGATCAGTGGCCTGCCCGCGGGCACCGATCTGCTCGGCATCGATACCCGCCCATCGACGGGCGGCATCGTCGGCCTTGGCAGCGACAACAAGCTGTATTCGCTCAGCAATGCCGGTGTCGCCGCTGCGTTGTGCGCGCTGGCCACTGATCCGGCTGACACCACGCTGCCCTACTCGGTGCTGCCGACCGGAGCCAGCTACGGTGTAGGTTTCAACCCGGTACCGGATCGCTTGCGGGTGATTGCCGACAGCGGCCTGAACCTGCGCATCAACCCGAATCCCAATCCTGCCGGCCAGTGCCTGGTCACCACCGATACGGCGATCTCCGGCGCAAGCTCGCTCAGCGGCGCGGCCTACACCAACGCGGTGCCGGCGGCCGGCACGACGACGCTGTACGCGATAGACAGCGGCGCCGATGCCCTGGTGCAGATCGGCAGCAACCCGGCCAACGGCATTGCCGACGATCCGGGCAATCCAAACAGCGGCGTGGCCAGCACCATCGGCGCGCTGGGTGCCGGTGATGTCGGCAAGGTCGATGCCTTCCTGATCGACGGCCGCAACAACACCGCCCTGCTGGCGACCAGCGTGGCGGGCGCCGCGGCATCGACGCTGTACACGGTCAACTTGACCACCGGCGCGGCAACGGTGATCGGCACCGTCGGCGGCGGCCTCGGCACCACGGCGGCGGCACCGCTGCGCGGCCTGGCGCTGACCACTGGCACCAGCCTGAAGGTCTACGCGCTGACCAGCGACAACCGCCTGCTGTCGTTCTCGCAGACCGGCAACGTGCTGGCGCCGAATGCGACCAGTGATCTGGCGATCACCGGCACCGTTTCCGGCGAGCAACTGCTGGGCATGGATTTCCGGCCCGCGAACGGCCTGCTGTACGCCGTCAGCTCGCTGAACCAGATCTACGTGATCAACACTTCGACGGGTCTGGCCACGCTGTCGGCGACCCTGGCCGCGAACCCGGCCGACACGCTGCCTCCGGTCTACACGACACTGCCCGCCGGCGCGATTTCCGGCGTCGATTTCAATCCGGTTCCGGATCGTCTGCGGGTGGTCGACAATACCGGCAGCAATCTGCGCATCAACGTTGCCACCGGCGCCACCGATGCCGATCTGACACTCAACGGCGCAGCCGGTCAGATCGTCGCAGCGGCGTACACCAACAGCTACGCCGGCACCACGACGACGACGCTGTACGACCTCGATGCGACGACGCTGTACACCCAGACGCCGCCGAACGACGGCACGCTGGTGGCAGTCGGCCCGCTCGGCGTCACTGCCAGCGGCGACGCAGGGCTGGACATCGCCGGTGGCGCCAATGGCCTGGTGCTGGCGGCGATCAACACCACCGGCAGCGGCCCGTCGGACCTGTATCGCATCAACCTGGCCACGGGTGCTGCGACACCAGTTGGCGTGGCTGGTAGTACGGCGCTTATCGGCCCGGCCGGCGGCACCCAGGTCCGCAGCATCGCGATCGATCTGCGCTGA